The Acidianus manzaensis genome has a window encoding:
- a CDS encoding MFS transporter, producing the protein MEPVRKGRILGITSLAHFANDGTFLIFPLLIVYYHSIYNISLVFLGSLSIIYTLLSGLLSPFIGDFADKHDLDSKLMSLGIFLEAISFLLFGLSFLSSSLVYYLTIIASISLGVGQAFYHPIGGAMISRSFKSQAGRALGINGSMGSIGRSIMPSIVTLFIVILGEVTGLITLSIYMIAVTLIIFFGLSFYKKDPQEGVRNKKEKLDKAFYKFLLILGIIVFIRSMFITGTTTFTGQFIYDVYLSKTLSGIFLTVGFIGSVFGQPAFGYLTEKKGGRFTFALTSVLSIIFFLGFLLFDKSLILASLFYTLFTFAAFSSFPVLLGYVSQTFPRSFFTVANSYIWGIGVTVGGAAGNAMITALVGLNFSLLISFYIMLGLAIVSAILIPLIPRGKIGN; encoded by the coding sequence ATGGAGCCAGTGAGAAAAGGAAGAATTCTAGGAATTACATCGTTAGCACATTTTGCTAATGATGGAACTTTTCTAATATTTCCTTTGCTGATAGTGTATTATCATTCAATTTATAACATTAGTCTAGTTTTTTTAGGATCATTATCAATAATTTATACTTTACTCTCAGGTTTGCTTTCTCCATTTATTGGTGATTTTGCTGATAAGCATGATCTAGATTCTAAATTAATGAGTCTTGGTATATTCTTAGAAGCCATATCATTCCTACTTTTTGGACTTTCCTTCCTTTCAAGTTCTTTAGTATATTACTTGACAATAATAGCAAGTATTTCTTTAGGAGTTGGCCAAGCTTTTTATCATCCTATTGGAGGAGCTATGATTTCAAGGAGTTTTAAGAGTCAAGCTGGTAGAGCTTTAGGAATAAATGGTTCTATGGGGAGTATAGGAAGATCAATAATGCCTTCTATAGTTACCTTATTTATCGTTATTCTAGGAGAAGTAACTGGTTTAATAACTTTATCAATTTACATGATTGCTGTAACTCTAATAATATTCTTCGGCTTATCGTTTTACAAAAAAGATCCTCAAGAAGGTGTAAGAAATAAGAAGGAGAAACTTGACAAAGCTTTTTACAAATTCTTACTGATTTTAGGCATAATAGTTTTTATAAGGAGCATGTTTATAACTGGAACTACAACTTTTACTGGACAATTTATATATGACGTATATCTTTCTAAGACTTTATCTGGAATATTCTTAACAGTTGGTTTCATTGGTTCAGTCTTTGGACAACCAGCATTCGGGTATTTGACAGAAAAGAAAGGAGGTAGATTTACTTTTGCTTTAACAAGCGTTTTATCAATTATATTTTTCTTAGGATTTCTATTATTCGATAAGAGTTTGATTTTAGCATCATTATTTTATACGCTATTTACTTTTGCTGCTTTTAGTTCATTTCCTGTATTGTTAGGATATGTTAGCCAAACTTTTCCTAGAAGTTTCTTCACCGTAGCAAATTCATATATATGGGGAATTGGAGTTACTGTAGGTGGAGCTGCTGGGAATGCAATGATAACTGCATTAGTAGGATTAAATTTTAGCTTATTAATCTCGTTCTATATAATGCTAGGATTAGCAATAGTTTCTGCTATACTAATTCCTTTAATACCTAGAGGAAAAATAGGAAATTAA
- a CDS encoding ABC1 kinase family protein has protein sequence MNTFTRTITIVRTLAPRIIKYRNIRERILKGEEIDQKELQKEAKLFTDALIYLGPTFIKFGQILSVRGDILPEAYLNELQRLQDEVPPAPKEEILKIVTKYVNNIEVGDVIAAASLGQVHIGKYEGKEVAIKVNRPNVEEILRTDIKIMKRLLPYLRLLFDSSFLESIKIVVDLFSKRVFDELDYTKEAQNLEKIKDELKDFDIVIPRVIKATKQVMIMEYIRGYKITSEDALKTVDRRMLSWRVFKTFMYPLLTGRIFHADPHPGNISLTNDGRLILYDFGMIGRIDPETRVKLIRLYLSLSRGDAIMVVSLLDQLGAVQPFADRKVLIKGFQLLIESARRELEEIELQDFNKLASEAFYKFPLRLPERLAAYLRMSAVLEGTCKLIDPDFDFIDNLIRLIQDLGLTRVALLDEAKDYYTVFSNKIKMELIPQSEKTKKRSKKWIGSAIIAASIIAYVLLGNFYIAILIAIFGLSITLSLP, from the coding sequence GTGAATACTTTTACAAGGACAATTACTATAGTGAGGACACTAGCACCAAGAATAATAAAATACAGAAATATAAGAGAAAGAATCCTAAAAGGTGAAGAAATAGATCAAAAAGAACTACAAAAAGAAGCAAAACTGTTTACTGATGCTCTAATCTACCTAGGTCCTACATTTATAAAATTTGGTCAAATCCTCTCAGTTAGAGGAGATATACTACCAGAGGCATATCTTAATGAGTTACAAAGACTTCAAGACGAAGTACCCCCAGCACCAAAAGAAGAAATACTAAAAATAGTGACAAAATACGTAAATAATATTGAAGTAGGTGACGTAATAGCTGCAGCTAGTTTAGGCCAAGTACATATAGGAAAATATGAAGGAAAGGAAGTAGCAATTAAAGTAAATAGACCAAACGTTGAGGAGATATTAAGAACTGATATAAAAATTATGAAGCGACTTCTTCCTTACTTACGATTACTTTTTGACTCCTCCTTTCTTGAGTCGATAAAAATAGTAGTAGATCTATTTTCAAAAAGAGTATTTGATGAATTAGACTATACAAAAGAAGCTCAAAATTTAGAGAAGATAAAAGATGAATTAAAGGACTTTGATATTGTTATTCCAAGAGTAATTAAAGCAACAAAACAAGTAATGATAATGGAATATATTAGAGGATATAAAATAACTTCAGAAGATGCTCTAAAAACAGTAGATAGAAGAATGTTATCCTGGAGAGTATTCAAAACATTTATGTATCCTTTACTTACCGGAAGAATATTTCATGCTGATCCTCACCCTGGAAATATATCCTTAACAAATGATGGAAGGCTTATCCTATATGATTTTGGAATGATTGGGAGAATAGATCCAGAAACAAGAGTAAAACTAATCAGACTTTACCTTAGCCTAAGTAGAGGAGATGCGATAATGGTAGTAAGCTTATTAGATCAATTAGGTGCAGTTCAGCCTTTCGCTGACAGAAAAGTTCTCATAAAAGGATTTCAACTTCTTATAGAAAGTGCAAGAAGAGAGTTAGAGGAAATAGAATTACAAGATTTTAATAAACTTGCATCAGAAGCATTTTATAAATTCCCATTAAGATTACCAGAGAGGTTAGCAGCATATCTAAGAATGTCTGCAGTATTAGAAGGTACTTGTAAGCTTATTGATCCAGATTTTGATTTTATAGATAATTTAATTAGATTAATTCAAGACCTAGGATTAACTAGAGTAGCACTTTTAGACGAAGCCAAAGACTACTATACAGTTTTTTCTAACAAAATAAAAATGGAACTTATTCCTCAATCGGAAAAAACCAAGAAAAGAAGTAAAAAATGGATTGGAAGTGCTATCATTGCTGCTAGCATTATAGCTTACGTACTTTTAGGAAATTTCTATATTGCAATACTTATCGCTATATTTGGACTTTCTATTACTCTATCTTTACCTTAG
- a CDS encoding MFS transporter: MDIRSRTLVLLASMLLIVNYVETMVIPALPTIESDFSVSATLVSWVTSAYMIVAAATSPLMGKLADTYGKKKMYTIAIGFYIVAVAMAGFSPNIWFLLTARAIQGVGFSMFPIAIAIITDLFPREKVAFAQAILSAMMGIGPAIGLLLGSYIVQDLGWPYAFHTAAILSLILFVLSEKYLPHTGHRKQQKVDYIGASLIGLATVLVLVYVTEGPTLGWTSLDNLDFLISGIILYGVFFAVERKIKEPLLKLSLFKIRNFAVANITGLVSGVGMFTVFIFLVYYAQLPSPYGLGLTIIQSGLLMSPVALGMVIFGPIFGRLMPKVGPRPILIIGSILSALAYLSLLFYRSTIPEVLFGALLSSVGLVAVIIPLVNMVALALPDEARTTGMGMNTLLRTIGGAAGPVVATSLMDTYQQPIIMMYNNQPLVLGLVPSSTAFDYISIFGFIMMILTLIASLWTKNYTFRARKVETEVEEAK; encoded by the coding sequence ATGGATATTAGGTCAAGAACTTTAGTTCTACTTGCTTCAATGTTACTTATAGTAAACTACGTTGAAACTATGGTAATTCCAGCATTACCAACAATAGAAAGTGATTTTTCAGTATCGGCTACATTAGTCAGCTGGGTAACATCAGCTTATATGATAGTAGCAGCAGCTACATCACCATTAATGGGAAAACTAGCAGATACTTATGGTAAAAAGAAAATGTACACTATTGCAATAGGATTTTATATTGTAGCAGTAGCAATGGCAGGATTTTCTCCAAATATATGGTTTTTACTTACTGCAAGGGCAATTCAAGGAGTAGGATTTTCAATGTTTCCAATAGCTATTGCAATAATAACTGATCTATTTCCTAGGGAGAAAGTAGCTTTTGCTCAAGCAATACTTAGCGCAATGATGGGGATAGGGCCAGCTATAGGTTTACTCTTAGGATCATACATTGTCCAAGATTTAGGTTGGCCTTACGCATTCCATACTGCGGCAATATTATCCTTAATTCTCTTCGTTTTATCTGAAAAATATTTACCTCATACTGGACATAGAAAACAACAAAAGGTAGATTATATAGGAGCGTCATTAATAGGGTTAGCAACAGTTTTAGTTTTAGTATATGTTACTGAAGGTCCAACACTAGGATGGACTTCTTTAGATAATTTAGACTTCTTAATTTCCGGAATAATATTATATGGAGTTTTCTTTGCAGTAGAAAGAAAAATAAAAGAACCGTTACTTAAACTAAGTTTATTTAAGATAAGGAATTTCGCAGTAGCTAACATAACAGGACTTGTTTCTGGAGTAGGAATGTTTACAGTTTTCATTTTCCTAGTGTACTATGCTCAACTTCCCTCACCTTATGGATTAGGCTTAACTATAATACAGTCTGGTTTACTAATGTCTCCAGTAGCTCTAGGGATGGTAATCTTTGGTCCAATATTTGGAAGACTTATGCCGAAAGTAGGGCCAAGACCAATTCTAATAATAGGAAGTATATTATCAGCATTAGCTTATCTTTCACTACTATTCTATAGATCTACAATACCAGAAGTATTATTTGGAGCACTATTGTCATCTGTAGGATTAGTGGCAGTAATTATACCACTAGTTAATATGGTAGCATTAGCATTGCCAGATGAAGCTAGAACAACAGGAATGGGAATGAATACGTTGTTAAGAACTATAGGAGGAGCTGCTGGACCAGTAGTAGCAACATCTTTAATGGATACTTATCAACAACCAATAATAATGATGTATAATAATCAACCTTTAGTTTTAGGACTTGTACCATCATCTACAGCATTTGATTACATTTCTATATTTGGTTTTATAATGATGATATTAACTCTCATAGCTTCTCTATGGACTAAGAACTATACATTTAGAGCTAGAAAAGTAGAAACAGAAGTGGAAGAAGCTAAGTAA
- the hsp14 gene encoding archaeal heat shock protein Hsp14, producing the protein MEILLNELNKQLSNLNKEFYERVMPPVDIYEDGNTLIVVADLPGFDKNKISVRITSDGVLHIEATRQIEMAGIKHLNQRPEKIRKDIKLPVRVPKDAEVQGKYENGVLTLNIPIEGVAKVKIE; encoded by the coding sequence ATGGAAATACTATTAAACGAATTAAATAAGCAATTATCTAACTTGAATAAAGAGTTTTATGAAAGAGTAATGCCTCCTGTAGATATTTACGAAGATGGAAATACTCTAATAGTAGTAGCTGATTTGCCCGGTTTCGATAAGAATAAAATAAGCGTCAGAATAACTAGTGATGGAGTTTTACATATAGAAGCTACAAGACAGATAGAAATGGCAGGAATAAAGCATTTGAATCAAAGACCAGAAAAAATAAGAAAAGACATTAAACTACCAGTAAGAGTCCCTAAAGATGCAGAAGTCCAAGGAAAATATGAAAATGGAGTATTAACGTTAAATATTCCAATAGAAGGAGTTGCTAAGGTAAAGATAGAGTAA
- a CDS encoding MFS transporter, whose translation MNKISLVTIVVVLGTMMAAVDSTIVILALPTIVQSLHTNLFTIIWVILIYLLIAAVLTTQVGRLGDNYGRAKIYNIGFLVFTIGSALCGASPAASLLIGFRGLQAIGASMLQANSGAIIADYYPPNMRGKAYGYTSVGWNVGAVLGIVLGGIITTFIGWRYIFYINVPIGIVAVIFGFREIKDVNIVKRKFDIPGVVLLGLALSLITYGAAETAGVGLTRLNMSLIIAGALLLIPFALVERKIQFPVIDFRAFKNRVLSASLFASFLQSAGYLATAFILIMYLQGIRGLSPFNASLLLVPGYVLASMLGPIAGRLSDRIGARIPATLGIAFMMITAFIYTRLTLTTPYIDIILASIIGGIGTSMFYPANNSAVMANAPKQLYGGISGILRTLANTGILISYVIAISVASLTIPRYVAFEVFLGTSHLIGGVGAKFLVGVHSAFFASITILAIALVLSAIRGKEQRASAGQQEILQQKISK comes from the coding sequence ATGAATAAAATATCCCTCGTTACTATTGTAGTAGTTCTAGGTACAATGATGGCAGCAGTAGATTCGACAATAGTAATCTTAGCATTGCCAACGATAGTCCAATCATTGCATACAAATTTGTTCACAATAATTTGGGTAATTCTTATTTACTTATTAATAGCAGCAGTATTAACTACACAGGTAGGTAGATTAGGAGATAATTATGGTAGAGCTAAAATTTACAACATAGGATTTTTAGTATTTACTATAGGTTCAGCATTATGTGGTGCATCTCCTGCAGCATCGTTATTAATAGGATTTAGAGGTCTTCAAGCAATAGGAGCATCAATGTTGCAAGCAAATAGCGGAGCAATAATAGCTGATTATTATCCTCCTAATATGAGGGGAAAAGCTTATGGTTATACATCAGTAGGCTGGAATGTAGGAGCAGTTTTAGGTATTGTATTAGGCGGTATTATAACTACTTTTATCGGTTGGAGGTATATTTTCTATATTAACGTACCAATAGGAATAGTGGCTGTAATTTTTGGATTTAGGGAAATTAAAGATGTAAATATTGTGAAAAGAAAATTTGATATTCCTGGAGTAGTGCTTTTGGGCTTAGCCTTATCATTAATCACGTATGGTGCTGCTGAAACAGCTGGAGTAGGTTTAACTAGGCTCAATATGTCATTAATAATTGCTGGTGCATTACTATTAATTCCTTTTGCATTAGTGGAAAGAAAAATACAATTTCCAGTAATAGATTTCAGAGCATTTAAGAATAGAGTATTATCAGCGTCTTTATTTGCATCATTCTTACAAAGTGCAGGATATTTAGCTACTGCGTTTATCCTTATAATGTATTTGCAAGGTATAAGAGGGCTTTCACCATTTAATGCTTCATTATTGTTGGTTCCAGGTTATGTATTAGCTAGTATGTTAGGGCCTATAGCTGGAAGATTATCGGATAGAATAGGAGCTAGAATTCCTGCAACATTAGGTATAGCTTTTATGATGATAACAGCATTTATATACACTAGATTAACTCTAACGACTCCTTATATTGATATAATTCTAGCCTCAATTATAGGAGGTATTGGTACATCAATGTTTTATCCAGCAAATAATAGTGCAGTTATGGCTAATGCTCCTAAGCAACTTTACGGTGGAATATCAGGAATCTTAAGGACATTAGCAAATACTGGAATATTAATAAGCTACGTTATAGCCATATCAGTTGCGTCATTAACAATTCCTAGATATGTAGCTTTTGAAGTGTTCCTCGGGACATCACATTTAATTGGAGGAGTAGGTGCAAAATTCTTAGTAGGAGTTCATTCGGCTTTCTTCGCATCAATAACTATATTGGCAATAGCATTAGTATTGTCAGCAATTAGAGGTAAAGAACAGAGAGCATCAGCAGGTCAACAAGAAATACTACAACAAAAAATTTCAAAATAA
- a CDS encoding DMT family transporter yields MAFRGYGYLIGVIIFWGLSFPLSKLALNFMSPFVLTLIRFLVGGVILSIYAKGLEYGKKEAINAILNMAIFVILLNIAINFSSNPALASVLIYTQPIFVIIFARLFGDVIRLEQVIGVIVAFAGIFISVNSVNFDLGSLIAIVASILWALGTIYYSKLKVRNIIKLNAFMSLFSSLFIIPIVPFSNYFVFNYKGLFLAILVGVIAQALGFIFWFNGVSQLGPSVASSVVILVPASAYLFTFLLLGKLPTLFELLGSSLALIGVFISQYSRIKNRKM; encoded by the coding sequence GTGGCATTTAGAGGTTATGGATATTTAATAGGAGTAATAATATTTTGGGGATTATCATTTCCTTTATCTAAATTAGCATTGAATTTTATGTCACCATTTGTCTTAACTTTAATACGTTTTTTAGTAGGTGGAGTTATTCTTTCTATTTATGCTAAAGGTTTAGAATATGGAAAGAAAGAAGCAATAAATGCAATTCTCAATATGGCTATTTTTGTTATTTTACTAAATATAGCCATAAATTTCTCATCTAATCCTGCTTTAGCTTCAGTTTTGATTTATACTCAACCAATATTTGTAATAATTTTTGCTAGATTATTTGGAGATGTTATCAGACTTGAACAAGTTATTGGAGTTATAGTAGCTTTTGCTGGAATATTTATTTCAGTAAACAGCGTTAATTTTGATTTAGGCTCTTTAATAGCTATTGTAGCATCTATTCTTTGGGCTCTAGGAACTATCTACTATTCTAAGCTAAAAGTTAGAAATATTATAAAATTAAATGCATTTATGTCATTATTTTCTTCACTATTTATTATACCTATCGTACCTTTCTCAAATTATTTTGTTTTTAATTATAAAGGATTATTTTTAGCTATATTAGTTGGAGTAATAGCTCAAGCTTTAGGTTTCATTTTCTGGTTTAATGGGGTTAGTCAATTAGGCCCTTCAGTAGCTTCTAGCGTAGTTATTTTAGTTCCTGCTTCTGCTTATTTATTTACTTTTTTACTTTTAGGAAAATTGCCGACTCTTTTTGAATTGCTTGGATCTTCTCTCGCTCTGATAGGTGTTTTCATTTCTCAGTATTCTAGAATAAAAAATAGAAAAATGTAA
- a CDS encoding MFS transporter encodes MGFFDQMGFKYLIISRILRSIGLIFITLSSSLYLSLLHFSPALIGLIFAGVIAFSSSISLGLGFLGDRIGYKKILIIGDSFAVIGVLLLAITSNPSFIILALIISGISGSAGGMRGLFSTGLTALVMSNWPEERERVTRIAVLTSVASISSVGGSLMLTFHSYLPVSPIESYRILFFVSFLMLLVSQINLFFLKERPRPKKTTKILKRSSLSYSLKVIASNSLAGFGIGIAIPLLPLWFSLRFHMPSSEIGLIFTASYISTSLGSFLATRVSFETLKVASITRILNGVFLILMALSPFSVVSALIYVIRGFNAGLGAPNRTAVNIRGISSEDYGTASSLQGVATRFSQLSSGIGGYLMEVALPLPEEVGGIIQAIGGFTYMRLLRKRKEEKKVIDKEENKRPL; translated from the coding sequence ATGGGTTTTTTTGATCAAATGGGTTTCAAATATTTAATTATCTCCAGAATATTAAGAAGTATAGGTTTAATATTTATAACGTTATCCTCTTCATTATATCTTTCATTACTTCACTTTTCTCCTGCTTTAATAGGATTAATATTCGCTGGAGTAATAGCTTTTTCCTCTTCTATCTCTTTAGGTTTAGGTTTTCTTGGAGATAGAATAGGTTATAAAAAGATACTAATTATAGGAGACTCTTTTGCTGTCATAGGCGTTCTTTTATTAGCAATTACAAGCAATCCATCTTTTATAATATTAGCCTTAATTATTTCTGGAATTTCTGGTTCAGCTGGAGGCATGAGAGGACTTTTCTCAACTGGATTGACTGCATTGGTTATGAGTAATTGGCCAGAAGAAAGAGAAAGAGTAACTAGGATAGCTGTGTTAACTTCAGTTGCTTCAATATCTTCTGTAGGAGGCAGTTTAATGTTGACTTTTCATTCTTATTTACCTGTAAGTCCAATCGAGAGTTACAGAATTCTGTTCTTTGTATCTTTCTTGATGCTTTTAGTGTCTCAAATTAATCTCTTTTTCTTGAAAGAAAGACCTAGACCTAAAAAGACTACTAAAATTCTAAAGAGATCTAGTCTCTCGTATTCGCTTAAGGTTATTGCATCTAACTCCTTAGCAGGTTTTGGAATAGGTATAGCTATTCCTTTATTACCTCTATGGTTTTCTTTACGTTTTCATATGCCGTCTAGTGAGATAGGATTAATATTTACTGCATCATATATTTCCACTTCTTTAGGTTCTTTCTTAGCTACTAGAGTCTCATTTGAAACGTTAAAAGTAGCATCTATAACTAGAATACTAAATGGAGTTTTTCTTATATTGATGGCTTTATCACCTTTTTCAGTAGTTTCTGCTTTAATTTATGTAATAAGAGGATTTAATGCTGGACTTGGTGCGCCAAATAGGACTGCAGTAAATATAAGAGGAATCTCATCTGAGGATTATGGTACTGCATCTAGTCTTCAAGGTGTAGCTACTAGATTTTCTCAGTTAAGTTCTGGAATAGGTGGATATTTAATGGAAGTTGCCTTACCTCTGCCAGAAGAAGTTGGAGGTATAATTCAAGCAATAGGTGGATTCACTTATATGAGGTTACTTAGGAAAAGAAAAGAAGAAAAGAAAGTTATAGATAAGGAGGAAAATAAACGTCCACTTTAA
- a CDS encoding MFS transporter, which yields MNIKLILIVLTLGTLMAAVDTTIVLLALPTMTISLHTDLYLSIWVLLAYLIVLAILSTQSGRIGDIAGRSKVYNIGFVIFTIASALCGLSPDVYLLISFRVLQAIGGALLTANSYAIIADVFPPNKRGQAYGITSLGWNVGALLGIVLGGIITTFIGWRYIFYINVPIGIISAIIGFREIKTINKVNTKLDISGAIILGISITLISIGAMLTASSGLTTEYIAEIVAGLLLVPVFLFNEMKVKAPIINVNVFKIRILSFSLMASFLQGIGALALTFLLIMYLQGVRGLSPLDSSLLLTPGYVIASILAPFMGRIADRGKPGILAGIGLLLTFISLMLYYFILTPTTSFYYILGITAITGAGSSMFWPSNAAAVMFSAPREYYGAVSGISRTLGSIGTALSYVLSITVATLVIPRYVAFEIFLGVHSLDGNISNSFVSGLHFAFLVSAAIIVAAAILSVLGGNTTQKIPRKG from the coding sequence ATGAACATTAAATTAATACTAATAGTTCTTACTTTAGGAACTTTAATGGCCGCAGTAGATACTACAATAGTTCTTTTAGCATTACCAACTATGACAATTAGTCTCCATACTGATCTTTATCTATCAATATGGGTTTTATTAGCATATCTAATTGTGCTAGCTATTCTCTCTACACAATCTGGTAGAATAGGAGACATTGCTGGAAGATCAAAAGTATATAATATAGGATTTGTAATTTTTACTATAGCCTCAGCACTTTGTGGGTTATCTCCAGACGTGTACTTACTTATATCATTTAGAGTACTTCAGGCAATAGGTGGAGCACTACTTACAGCAAACAGTTATGCTATAATAGCTGATGTATTTCCACCAAATAAAAGAGGGCAAGCTTATGGGATAACTTCCTTAGGCTGGAATGTAGGAGCATTACTTGGAATAGTACTAGGTGGTATTATAACTACTTTTATCGGTTGGAGGTATATTTTCTATATTAACGTACCAATAGGAATAATATCTGCAATCATTGGATTTAGGGAAATCAAAACAATAAACAAAGTAAATACAAAGTTAGATATAAGTGGGGCAATAATACTAGGCATATCAATAACATTAATCTCTATAGGTGCAATGCTTACTGCAAGTTCAGGACTTACAACAGAATATATAGCAGAAATAGTTGCAGGTTTACTTTTGGTTCCAGTATTTTTATTCAATGAAATGAAAGTAAAGGCACCAATAATAAATGTTAACGTATTTAAAATAAGGATTCTTTCATTTTCTTTAATGGCTAGCTTTCTTCAAGGAATAGGAGCATTAGCATTGACGTTCTTACTTATAATGTATTTGCAAGGAGTAAGAGGGCTTTCACCATTAGATTCCTCACTACTGTTAACTCCAGGCTACGTAATAGCAAGTATATTAGCCCCATTCATGGGGAGAATAGCTGATAGAGGAAAACCTGGGATACTGGCTGGAATAGGATTACTTCTAACATTTATTTCTTTGATGCTCTATTATTTTATATTAACTCCAACAACTTCTTTTTATTATATTTTAGGAATAACAGCAATTACTGGAGCGGGCTCATCAATGTTTTGGCCATCTAATGCAGCAGCAGTTATGTTTAGTGCACCAAGAGAATATTATGGTGCAGTATCTGGAATCTCCAGAACGCTTGGAAGTATAGGAACTGCATTAAGCTACGTATTAAGTATAACAGTTGCAACATTAGTAATCCCTAGATATGTAGCATTTGAAATATTTTTGGGAGTTCATTCTCTAGATGGGAACATTAGCAATAGTTTTGTTTCTGGATTACACTTTGCTTTCCTAGTTTCAGCAGCAATAATTGTAGCAGCAGCTATACTCTCTGTATTAGGAGGAAATACAACACAAAAAATTCCTAGAAAAGGATAA